In the Pelmatolapia mariae isolate MD_Pm_ZW linkage group LG10_11, Pm_UMD_F_2, whole genome shotgun sequence genome, TAACCAGCGTATAACCAATATAAAGGTAACTTAACAGGATAAAAGCTAGAGGAAGCCAAAATATAATCACTGGGTACAAGCAAGCAATGACATAGCTGGGGAAATGGTCATTGCAAGCAAGTCGGTATATCTGACCATGGTCACAAAAATAACTATTAATAACCACAGACTTACAGAAAGAAAGTCTTGTAAGTAGTCCAACTGCAATTAGTACAGCAATAATAGTAAAAACCCAAAGAGAGGCaatcaaagaaaacatgaaccTGTGGGTCACCTTTACTTGATAGTGGAGTGGAAAGATGATGGCCACCATTCTGTCATATGAGAGTGCCACCAGATTAAATGACTGCAGTGATAGACAAGTGTAGCAGAAAAACAGGAATGTTAAACAATTGTTGTAGGGGATATAGTAGTGcccaaacagaaaaatgtcaagAACCTTTGGCACCAGGGCAGTGTTACCAAACAGGTCCACAAATGCAAGGTTAAAAACTGCAATATACTTTGGAGTTCTCAGATTATGATCCAAGCATATTACAGCCATCACAACTGTGTTTCCCACCACAGaaacaatataaacaaaaaatagGAAGACATAGTAAAATGTTATGCTTGGGATTCCAGTTAAACCACCTATGATGAAAAATGCAGGATGTACAAAAGTTATATTTTTCCCAAGAGCTGAGTTGAATAACTCCATTGTAAAGATGCCTATAGCACAGTGATGTCCACACAGATGCCTCTCCTTTGCGCTAGTATCACGACTCTATACTCTTATGTAGATGGAGCAAAGCACCTTACTCTCAGGGGGAAGAGCTCTCTTTATGTTTACCTGTTTTGAAAGACGATGCTAAAGAGAAACTGTCTTCTTCTGGATATATGTGAAGTTTATTTCAGTACATCTGAATGCAATCATGTATGTTAAAAATATACACAGAACCATCAAtgcattttttatatttcatgttGCAATTGGATGGATGATGTTTCAACTAGTTTACTGTTTTTATATGAGCAATTAGTGTATGAAATAAACAGCAGTCAGTAAAGTGTGAAAAGATACACTTTATTATCACATCAGTCTATAACTTTGCACAACTACGACTTTGTGCAAAGTCGTAGTGTTCATCATATTAGTGATGAACactaatatttgttttttaaattttcccaCTCGGCCATGTGGGCAGACTTTTAGCCTTCAATCTCAGGTTCTCTACCAGAGGCCTTGGAGGTTGAGGGTCTTTGCTGTCCCTAGGACTGTATTCTTCTGGATAGAGATCTCAGATGTCGTTCCTAGgatctccttttctttctcgggtttctgctgcctgaggtattcagtAAGCACATAGTCAGTTGAATCTTTGTTGTTTCAAATAACAAAGATAGCTGGATAGTGGTTCTGACATTTATTAGTCctcggcctccttccttccacttagcgtgCAATCTCATGGTGCTGGACCTGGCGTGAAATCCTCCATTCTTGGCAAGGAGatttcttgtcttgatgtcagtggatTCTattcctcctttggccagcttattatcccagcagggtatctGATAATTGGCAGGGCATAGATGTTGATTGCCCCATTCTTGTTCTTTGCATTCAGCTGACTCTTCAGGACTTGCCTGTCACTATGCAGGTATTTGCCAGTTGGAGCTTTCCTGGTGATCTTGTtttggttcccatttgcctgtgggattccaAGACACATTCCAAGACAGTTTTataatattttagttttatgGATACAAGTCAGAAAATTTTGAGTGGATATGTAGCATTAGGCAGTATATAGTATGAAATACATAAACGGTACATTTTTTAACCTTAATAAAAACCTTTAGCTTGGATGTTACTGGGCAAATGTCTTTCTTACTctcacatttttcttgtaattttatATTGCATTCTAGATTTCCAGTCTGAACAAAAGTTATTGGGTTTAACATACAACATAACGGAAGTTAAAGAGGTATTTATAATCCTAGCAtttgaatataaataaatatacatattcTAAGGAGGAAATAgattcattttaattaaagaCGACCTGTGCAGGTTTTAAAGCCTTATTCTTCTCTATATGTATAAATTATTAAGAAAGAATGGCCAGTACTTAAAATATGTAAGATGCACAAAGGATATGTTTTTCTCAACagctgagtttaaaaaaaacaaaacataaacactttttttgttaaTCTTCTATAAAATCAAAGCCCTGTATTCTTTGTTCAGGCAAGCTTTGTTTAGTGAAGACTGGATCCACATAGACGCAACACTGTTCTGTCACTTACAGCAGTTGTCTGTTCCCCGGCATCTTCAAATCAGGTGATCATAGCTTTATGCAGAGAATTTAGTGAATAGTGGTCACTAAGTAATGGTTGAGCTTGCTTGACATTTCTAGCTTTCTTTCAGTTTGGTCAGATCTTATTACAAAATTGGTCAGACTTTTGTTAAAATGGTATTTGCAgtaatatatatacattttcatGACAGACAAAGGCAGAAGTACATGCTGAAATATTCTTAGatcaaacaataaataaacatcttTAGCAAGTTACTTTTAGTTTCAGTGTGAACTCCGATAAAACAAAGTATAGAagagaaaatatgtttttctacatacctgttttaaaaaagtaaacttTAAACAATGGTGCATTATGTCCTAAAATGGCAACACTTACATTTAAGCCAAGATGATTACAAAAAGTTCATAAATCACAACATAAAACTCAAATAATTTTTCCTGATGTACGTATAATGCATTGAAATTAGAAAGATGCTCAAAATATCAATCCTTTAGTATTCTTTctagaaaaacaaaattcatttttgccttttatttttttaatgaaagacattaaaaaaacaaaacaaacaaacttcatATGCAGCTAGCTATTGCTTGTGGAAAGGTATAGTGGTTTGTCCTGCTAATACTTTTTTCATTGGATACAAGTTGCAATCATTTCTACATGTTAAGGGAAGGAATTACCCCTGCAGAATACAATTAAGAAACattcaaataaaacattaatttacttattttaggatTTCCCACTTTGGGAAATCCTACACAAATGGTTGTCCTTTTTAGTGTCATGGTTATataatgtgacttttttttacGTACACACTGAATTGTAAATGTTTTGCTACATGTGTTTCATTAAACTACAGCACTCTGTGTgatatttgtattttagcttttaaCAACCGtttcaaagatttttttatttctgcagttTGAAGGACATAGATTATTGGGTTTAACATGGGAGGCATGACACTGGCTAAAGATAGGTTTACAATCCTTGCATTTGGATGTATTGTACTTCCAAAACTATAAACAACTAAAATAGGAATGAAATATATTGCCACTAATGAAAGGTGACCTGTACAGGTTTTCAAAGCCTTCACTCTTTCCTTACATGTAGAAATTCTTGACAAAGAATAACCTATACAGCAGTAACTTCCCAAGACAAATATCAGAGGAAGCCATAGAACAAAAGCTCTTGACCAAGCAGAAATAGTTTTGTTAGGGGTAACATCATTGCAGCCAAGCCGATATATAGGGCCATGGTCACAATAATAGCTATTAATAACCACAGATTCACAAAAATATAGTCTTGTGAGAAGGCCAACTGCAGTTCCTGTTAGAGCAATAGCAAGAAGCCAGAAAAAAGTGATCAAAGACAGAATGATTTTGTGGCTCACTCTCATTTGATAGTGCAACGGGTACATGATAGCCATGATTCTGTCAAAGGACAGAACGACCAGATTAAAAGCTTGCACTGACATTAAAGTaaagcagaaaaacatgaatgtCAAGCAGTTGTTGTAAGAAATATAGTGATGGTTAAACAGAGAAATGTCAAGAACCTTTGGCACCAAAGCAGAGCTACTTAACAGGTCTGTAAATGCAAGATTAAAAACTGCAATATATTTAGGACTTCTTAATGTATGGTCAAAAATTATTATAAGCATCACAGCTGTGTTTCCCAccactgaaaaaatgtaaataaaacacagaaagacaaagtaataccTAATATTAGGTATGCCAACAAATCCACTTATTATAAAATTTGCAGGTCGCACAAAAGTGGTGTTTTTCTCAGCAGCTGAGTTTAAAAAATCCATTTGAAGAcctttttgtcttcttcttttctttttttttcaattcagcCAAGCTTTCTTTAGTGAAGCCTGCCTCTGAATAGAAGCAAAGcagctttgtgttttgttccttATAGCAGCTATCTGTTCCCTTGTGGAAGTAACGGTGATTAAAGCTGAATACAGGAAGGTTAGGCAATGGGGGTAACTGAATAAGGGTCAAGCTTGTCTGACTACTATAGCAGCAAGTTTCTCAATTTCCTTACAGCAAAAAATAGTCTGTGGTTGACTGGGTCAACAGCTATAGTGGGTTGTTTTCCAATTACATCAAAACTCATATATAACTGCTAAAAAGACCCCAACAGTtatgattaaaaacacaatatGTACTTGTAGTGCATTGTTTAGGCCCCACTCACAAATGCACAGTTCAGATGGTCCAAACAGTCCTatatcaaagaaaaaaagaaacaagaaactgcATCATGTTTAGTCAAAGTGAGAACTGAACAAGAAATAACCTAATGATTTTTAACTCATTGTTAACTATAAAGCTTGACAACCCATTCACATgaaacatatacaaatacatCTTTATTTGGAGGCACATAGAAGCGTACTTCATAGTATTCTACCTAAAATCACTGGCTTATTCCAAATGCCTTGTGTGGCCCGCTGCTTGGTCTGACTGAGCAGAACAAAAGAACTTCCTGTTTGCTGTCCAAAGCAAATAAAGCAAATATAGTTCCCTTTCAGATACGCCCATCGATCTTTCATGGTATCATGGTCCTGGGTCCATGACccagtgtttatgttttcagaCAGTTTGAATCTGGTTTAAGTAAtattctttgttgttttctgttttatgatATATTTGCACTTTCTGGTCTTTAGGTTGTTTCCATGACTCCCCTGTGTTCCACGTTCCATGTTTGCCAGCCTCCTCCTTCAGTGTTCCCTTTCTGTGGCCCAGTCAATTGTGTTCCCATGTCTGTTTTTCCCCCAATCCCAGTGTCAAGCCAGCATGTCTTAATCTTTGTCTCCATGGTTATCATAcgtcctgttttattttgacagtctctcgttctgtgtttagtatgttcagttttgcttcgaCCCCGTCTTGTTATGTCtgattagttccagctgtgttccctcctgtttcccatcctcTCATTACCCTGTGCTTATTTTAGCCCTCTGTCTTGCTCTGCTTGTTGTCCATGTCACTGTGTGTTTCCCTGTGCTCCTCATGTTCCTGGCTGCTCCTAGTTCTCTGTTCTCATTTCTTAGTTCCATGTTTctagtttaggttttgttttcttgtttgtagcGTTCAACTTTTTTGTACAGCAATAAAGCTACCCCTTGTATTTTATCCCTTCGATTTTTGAGTCTTGTGTTCGGCTCCTACTCCTGCTTGCCACACAGCTATCCATGACAGAACGACACGACCACAACATGAATTCAGCGGGCTCAAATCACCCCAGGAGGGACAGAGATCTGGTCCACTTCTAGAGTCTGGTGAGGCACATTGCCCACACCTCGGGGCATTCATGGACTTTGCCTCGTTGGAGTTCAGCCCGACTGACAGTCTTCTGGAAGAACCCTCACCTGCGCCAGGTTAAATTACTCTGGACCACCGAAGGTCTCCTTCCTGCATCTGGAGCTCAGCCAAGCCGTCTCAGACTTCTGTGTCAGCTGGGAGCTCAGCTGAGCTGACCCAGCCTATTGCAGACTCCACACTGCCGCCTGAGCCTGCAGGTTTCCATCTGCCTGAGCCTGAAGAACACCCATCATCTGTGCACAAACTTGAGCTGGAGGGTCCCTGTTTGCCCGAATCTGGGAAGCATCTGGAGCAGGCTGTGTGCCACGCGCAGCCCCCTGTGCCCCTGCACTGCCCCAACCAGCTCAGTCTCCACAACAATTGGCACTGTTTCTGCTCCACCAAAGGTCTCTGCACCGTACTGTCCTGCTccaccagagccacaggtctgCACTCTGCCCAAGTCTGTGCTCACTGCACCACCAGGTCCTGAGCCAGAGGTCTGGGCTCCACCCGAGTTGGTAGCCAGTGCACTGCCATGTCCTGCTTCGCCAAAACCCAGTCCTGCTCCATCAAGGGTCTCCTTCCTCATCAACATCAGCCTCCAGCAAAGCCACCTGAGGGTCTCTGTCACTGGCCATCTGCCAGGCCACCTTATAGTTTCCGTCTCTGTCTTCTCCATTGTCAGCCTCCGGTCCCGTCAGCTGAGGATCTTCGCCATCATTGTCAGCCTCCAGATCTGCTCCGTCTTCATCACCGGCCTCCCATTcagccccctgaactgtttcatCTCTGCAGCTGGCCACACGGCCATGAATTGGTAGTGAATGTGTGATGTCTTGGGTTCTGCGTACTAGTCATGACCAAAAGATTTTAGTCAGATTTTCTTCTGATTCTGCTTTAGTGCCATATGTAGGACTTAATGATTGTGGCCAAGTTGCTCTTTTAGTGGCAAGCAGATTCAGAGTCCTGTTTATTGCAGTAGATAGTCAGGCCCAATAGTCCTTGTTCATTGCAGGAGATAGTCAGACCCAATTTAGTCAGCAGGTCACAGCCTAGTAGGTTGAGAGGGCAATATGGTGCATAGAGAAACTGATGTTCAAATTTTGATCTCCACAAGTCACATCCAATGGTTTTGTGAAATACTGATGTTGTGGTTCCCCTGAGTATCCAACTTTCAGTGAAGCTGTTGTGGGTCAATCGTTTCATTGAGTTGATGGAGAAATGGCTGCCCCTGTGTCAGCTATTAACACAAGTGTCTCACCATCTATTGTGTAGTTCACCACTGGTTGGGGGTGGGTGGTGTCATTTGGCCTGCACCGAAT is a window encoding:
- the LOC134635307 gene encoding olfactory receptor 11A1-like translates to MDFLNSAAEKNTTFVRPANFIISGFVGIPNIRYYFVFLCFIYIFSVVGNTAVMLIIIFDHTLRSPKYIAVFNLAFTDLLSSSALVPKVLDISLFNHHYISYNNCLTFMFFCFTLMSVQAFNLVVLSFDRIMAIMYPLHYQMRVSHKIILSLITFFWLLAIALTGTAVGLLTRLYFCESVVINSYYCDHGPIYRLGCNDVTPNKTISAWSRAFVLWLPLIFVLGSYCCIGYSLSRISTCKERVKALKTCTGHLSLVAIYFIPILVVYSFGSTIHPNARIVNLSLASVMPPMLNPIIYVLQTAEIKKSLKRLLKAKIQISHRVL
- the LOC134635306 gene encoding olfactory receptor 6C4-like, with protein sequence MELFNSALGKNITFVHPAFFIIGGLTGIPSITFYYVFLFFVYIVSVVGNTVVMAVICLDHNLRTPKYIAVFNLAFVDLFGNTALVPKVLDIFLFGHYYIPYNNCLTFLFFCYTCLSLQSFNLVALSYDRMVAIIFPLHYQVKVTHRFMFSLIASLWVFTIIAVLIAVGLLTRLSFCKSVVINSYFCDHGQIYRLACNDHFPSYVIACLYPVIIFWLPLAFILLSYLYIGYTLVKVATLQEGLKAFKTCIGHLSLVAIYFIPLLTTFTLMEKIQPNARIINLSLTSVFPPMLNPIIYVLQTQEIKESLKKLLKRRGKSKIIIKY